The following coding sequences are from one Culex quinquefasciatus strain JHB chromosome 1, VPISU_Cqui_1.0_pri_paternal, whole genome shotgun sequence window:
- the LOC6033674 gene encoding band 4.1-like protein 4 isoform X4, giving the protein MYCLCRSSKTIAVRIVLLDETDFMHELQDDLPGQALLDVVFARLNLIETAYFGIRYIDQDNQTHWLDPASRLSRQLKGNKVPYDLYFGVKFYACDPCKLVEEITRYQLYLQVKQDILQGRLPVSFELAAELGAYVVQAELGDYDPRKHPLGYVSEFRLLNNQTKEIESRIHELHMQLKGMAPSQAEFNYLDKVKWHDMYGVDLHPVLGEDSVEYYLGLTPGGIVVLRNKTTVAHYYWPRIAKVYFKGRYFMLRVCDKNNEISTYGFETPKKTACKHLWKCCVEHHSFFRLVRTAPMQATAGAASLTSLSSKFRYSGRTERQQVKDVMSLQRAPPAFTRTPSRRQPRRIVDEHPPEEKIFDAPKYIQQEIKSVSIPQPAQTFDSPYRSTCSIPAALNTSSKAHPPPPDSPRSTRSAPWMRSQQRGLFGINSSPKSVRSASTRMSAPANPNRMRSSSVESHSSNESRSGRRRRHRSRRVSDNESEMSRGSGRSGRSHNSHRKHRRHRSKNRRNRSDTESRDRSYSSHHRSTESIELVDSGEQWLEVQRKQADNVQKAAVIKSSQVLKGSTPDSGIVAHHHRSRRHRKHRSPSEKIWSSELTKHLQFDLVDTTGMSEDQLREIPYTVVETSHHHASKKPSALKVHKTSHNVPPMQRIDRIREFSKENVADNMSGVNGSIRSASTISSSRDYDRNSGLIRMMSSMSMGDFISPTGSSLSPLDSTGLRVSHEHTDSGLGADQDYAYSSERSSDSAKYGTNKSSGASVTSAHTKSSSSNNMKSHHHSVSSSSTTNPQTTRKPPLCPQSSGRVGQVGKPPQGVIPGVHSSSSGGPNNRLINQTNTHFQNNHYTFSLTRNYSASGHHQGGRGSSAAFGSSTGYGLNSYGYLDSVATLSSASPYHYYYDGSGFRSTANQPPQIGSGGLDSSRLGSIRGTKSDIGVPIRPKRHHHHHQQQPHPQQQYITNVHNFNRLGGGSKRTLGPITKTDYLENYKTGVERLKQTNKINNNNNNSPPKDFPGLLSSSTSVQNIVNNNYQPPLPNLGSPSGEGKAKVGPLVYLDQNRNGSPLDEGGRSLYQSVSGTVIIGEMSTEL; this is encoded by the exons GACGATCTGCCCGGTCAAGCCTTGTTAGATGTAGTTTTCGCAAGACTGAACCTGATAGAGACTGCCTACTTCGGGATACGTTACATAGATCAGGATAATCAGACG CACTGGTTGGATCCCGCCTCCCGGCTGTCCCGCCAGCTGAAAGGCAACAAGGTGCCCTACGACCTGTACTTTGGGGTGAAGTTTTACGCCTGCGACCCGTGCAAGCTGGTGGAGGAGATTACGAG GTACCAACTCTATCTACAGGTCAAACAGGACATCCTTCAGGGCCGTCTACCGGTGTCCTTTGAGCTGGCTGCCGAGCTCGGTGCTTACGTCGTGCAAG CCGAACTTGGTGACTATGACCCCCGCAAGCACCCACTCGGGTACGTTTCCGAATTTCGGTTGCTCAACAACCAGACGAAGGAAATCGAGAGCCGGATCCATGAGCTGCACATGCAGCTCAAGGGAATGGCCCCGTCACAGGCCGAGTTCAACTACCTTGACAAGGTCAAGTGGCACGACATGTACGGGGTGGACCTGCATCCGGTGCTG gGTGAAGACAGCGTCGAGTACTACTTGGGGCTTACCCCGGGGGGCATCGTAGTTCTGCGCAACAAGACTACGGTGGCGCACTACTACTGGCCCCGGATCGCCAAGGTTTACTTCAAGGGACGGTACTTTATGTTACGGGTCTGTGATAAAAAT AACGAAATTAGCACGTACGGCTTCGAGACACCAAAGAAGACCGCCTGCAAGCACCTGTGGAAGTGCTGCGTCGAGCATCACTCCTTCTTCCGGTTGGTTCGGACGGCTCCGATGCAGGCCACAGCTGGCGCCGCCAGCTTGACCTCGCTCAGCTCCAAATTCAGGTACAG CGGTCGTACGGAGCGACAGCAGGTCAAGGACGTAATGTCTCTGCAGCGCGCGCCACCGGCCTTCACACGGACTCCCTCGCGGAGGCAACCTCGCCGGATAGTGGACGAGCACCCGCCCGAGGAGAAGATCTTCGACGCACCCAAATACATCCAGCAGGAAATCAAATCCGTATCAATACCTCAACCAGCCCAAAC GTTTGACAGTCCTTACCGTTCTACTTGCAGCATCCCAGCTGCGTTGAACACTAGTAGCAAAGCGCACCCACCTCCTCCGGACTCTCCGCGAAGCACCCGAAGCGCCCCCTGGATGCGATCCCAGCAGCGTGGGCTGTTCGGGATCAACTCCAGCCCCAAGTCGGTACGATCGGCGTCAACGCGGATGAGCGCTCCGGCGAACCCGAACCGAATGCGGTCCAGCTCGGTGGAGAGTCACTCGTCGAACGAGTCACGGTCGGGTCGTCGACGGCGACATCGAAGCCGTCGCGTGTCGGATAACGAGAGTGAGATGTCGAGGGGTTCGGGACGGTCTGGACGATCGCATAACTCGCACCGGAAGCATCGGAGACATCGCTCGAAGAATAGGAGGAATCGGTCGGATACGGAAAGTCGGGATCGTAGCTACTCGAGTCATCACAGGTCTACGGAGTCTATCGAGCTGGTTGATTCGGGTGAGCAGTGGCTGGAGGTGCAGCGCAAACAGGCGGATAATGTGCAGAAGGCTGCGGTGATCAAGAGCAGTCAGGTGCTGAAGGGATCGACGCCAGACTCGGGGATCGTGGCGCATCACCATCGGAGTAGACGGCACCGCAAACATCGCTCTCCGTCGGAGAAGATTTGGTCAAGCGAGCTGACGAAGCACCTGCAGTTCGATCTGGTTGACACGACCGGCATGTCCGAAGATCAGCTGCGGGAGATTCCGTACACGGTGGTCGAGACGAGCCATCACCATGCGTCCAAAAAGCCTAGCGCCCTCAAGGTACACAAGACTAGTCACAATGTGCCTCCGATGCAGCGGATCGATCGGATACGGGAGTTCTCGAAGGAGAATGTGGCGGACAACATGAGCGGGGTGAACGGGTCGATTCGGTCGGCGAGCACGATCAGCTCTTCGCGGGATTACGACCGGAACTCGGGGTTGATCAG AATGATGTCCAGCATGAGCATGGGCGACTTTATTTCTCCAACCGGATCCAGCTTGAGCCCGCTGGACAGTACGGGACTTCGCGTGAGCCACGAGCACACCGATTCCGGACTGGGAGCCGATCAGGACTACGCGTACTCGTCGGAGAG ATCCAGTGACAGCGCCAAGTACGGGACGAACAAATCGTCCGGAGCATCCGTTACCTCAGCCCATACCAAATCTTCCTCGTCGAACAACATGAAATCTCATCACCACTCAGTGAGTAGTAGTAGTACGACGAATCCCCAAACAACGCGAAAGCCGCCGCTCTGCCCGCAGAGCAGTGGTCGGGTAGGGCAAGTGGGAAAGCCTCCTCAGGGTGTCATTCCGGGTGTACATAGCAGTAGCTCCGGCGGTCCCAACAACCGTCTGATCAATCAAACTAACACACACTTCCAGAACAATCACTACACGTTTAGCCTAACGCGCAACTACTCGGCCTCCGGTCATCACCAGGGAGGTCGGGGGTCGTCCGCCGCTTTCGGGTCTAGCACTGGTTATGGGTTGAACTCGTACGGTTATCTCGATTCTGTCGCGACGCTTTCGTCGGCCTCACCCTATCACTACTACTACGACGGTAGTGGCTTCCGAAGTACGGCCAACCAACCACCGCAGATCGGCAGTGGCGGACTCGACAGCTCCCGGCTAGGGTCTATCCGTGGAACCAAGTCCGACATCGGAGTCCCCATCCGACCCAAACGGCACCATCATCACCACCAGCAACAGCCTCACCCTCAACAACAGTACATCACGAACGTTCATAACTTTAACCGACTCGGTGGTGGTAGCAAACGAACCCTCGGTCCGATCACCAAGACGGATTACTTGGAAAATTACAAGACTGGCGTCGAAAGACTCAAGCAaactaacaaaatcaacaacaacaacaacaacagcccaCCAAAAGACTTCCCCGGCCTGTTGAGCTCTTCGACATCCGTTCAAAATATCGTCAACAACAACTATCAGCCCCCGCTGCCGAACCTCGGAAGCCCCAGTGGTGAGGGCAAGGCCAAGGTGGGCCCCCTGGTCTATCTGGACCAGAACCGAAACGGCAGCCCACTGGACGAGGGCGGACGAAGCTTGTATCAGAGCGTCAGC GGCACAGTAATCATCGGTGAAATGAGCACGGAACTGTAA